From one Sus scrofa isolate TJ Tabasco breed Duroc chromosome 9, Sscrofa11.1, whole genome shotgun sequence genomic stretch:
- the FMO3 gene encoding dimethylaniline monooxygenase [N-oxide-forming] 3 codes for MVKRVAIIGAGISGLASIRSCLEEGLEPTCFERGEDVGGLWKFSDHAEEGRASIYRSVFTNSSKEMTCFPDFPFPDDFPNFMHNSKLQEYITAFAKEKNLLKYIQFKTLVSRVNKHPDFSITGQWDVTTEKDGQKESVVFDAVMICSGHHVYPNLPKESFPGLKLFKGKCFHSWDYKEPGLFKGKRVLVIGLGNSGCDIATELSHTAEQVIISSRSGSWVMSRVWYDGYPWDVMTITRFETFLKNNLPTVISDWWYTKQMNARFKHENYGLIPLKRALRKEPVFNDELPACILRGTVSIKPNVREFTETSAIFEDGTVFEAIDCVIFATGYSYAYPFLDESIIKSRNNEVTLFKDIFPPVLEKPTMAVIGFVQSLGAAIPTADLQARWAARVIKGTCTLPSIKDIMHDIDEKMEKKLKWFGKSNTIQTDYVVYMDELASFIGAKPNIPWLFLTDPKLALEVYFGPCSPYQFRLIGPGKWPGARNAILTQWDRILKPITTRVVGSPLKPCLFCSWFRPVVISAVSIAVLLVLF; via the exons ATGGTGAAGAGAGTGGCCATTATCGGAGCTGGCATCAGTGGCTTGGCCTCCATCAGGAGCTGCCTGGAAGAGGGGCTGGAGCCCACCTGCTTTGAGAGGGGTGAAGATGTTGGGGGCTTGTGGAAATTCTCG GACCATGCAGAGGAAGGCAGAGCCAGTATTTATAGATCAGTCTTCACCAACTCTTCCAAAGAGATGACATGTTTTCCAGACTTCCCATTTCCTGATGACTTTCCCAACTTTATGCATAACAGCAAGCTCCAGGAATATATCACTGCATTTGCCAAAGAAAAGAACCTCCTGAAATATATACAGTTTAAG ACGCTTGTATCCCGTGTAAATAAACATCCTGATTTTTCGATCACTGGCCAATGGGATGTTACCACTGAAAAGGATGGTCAAAAAGAATCAGTTGTCTTTGACGCTGTAATGATTTGTTCTGGACACCATGTGTATCCCAACCTACCAAAAGAATCCTTTCCAG GACTAAAACTTTTTAAAGGCAAATGCTTCCACAGCTGGGACTATAAAGAACCAGGACTATTCAAGGGGAAGCGAGTCCTAGTGATTGGCCTGGGGAATTCAGGCTGTGATATTGCTACGGAACTCAGTCACACAGCTGAACAG gtcATCATCAGCTCCAGAAGTGGCTCCTGGGTGATGAGTCGGGTCTGGTATGATGGCTATCCATGGGACGTGATGACTATCACACGATTTGAAACCTTCCTCAAGAACAACTTGCCAACAGTCATCTCTGACTGGTGGTACACAAAGCAAATGAATGCAAGATTCAAGCACGAGAACTATGGCTTGATCCCTTTAAAAAG AGCCCTGAGGAAAGAGCCTGTGTTCAATGATGAGCTCCCAGCTTGCATTCTACGTGGCACCGTGTCCATTAAGCCAAATGTGAGGGAGTTCACAGAGACTTCAGCCATTTTTGAAGATGGGACAGTGTTTGAAGCCATTGACTGTGTCATTTTTGCAACAGGCTATAGTTATGCCTATCCTTTCCTTGATGAATCCATCATTAAGAGCAGAAACAATGAGGTCACCTTATTTAAAGACATCTTCCCACCTGTACTGGAGAAGCCAACCATGGCAGTCATTGGCTTTGTTCAGTCTCTTGGAGCTGCCATTCCCACAGCTGACCTGCAGGCCCGCTGGGCAGCACGAGTAATAAAGG gaactTGCACTTTGCCTTCTATCAAGGACATAATGCAtgatatagatgaaaaaatggagaaaaagctaAAATG GTTTGGCAAAAGCAATACCATACAGACAGATTATGTTGTTTATATGGATGAACTTGCCTCCTTCATTGGGGCAAAGCCCAACATTCCATGGCTGTTTCTCACAGATCCGAAGTTGGCCTTGGAAGTTTACTTCGGCCCTTGTAGCCCATACCAGTTTAGGCTGATTGGTCCTGGGAAGTGGCCAGGAGCCAGAAATGCCATCCTGACCCAGTGGGACCGGATACTGAAACCCATTACAACAAGAGTTGTTGGGAGTCCTCTGAAGCCTTGCTTATTCTGCAGTTGGTTCAGGCCTGTAGTTATTTCTGCTGTATCAATTGCTGTTTTGCTTGTGTTGTTCTAA